TCGCATGTGGAGGACCTGGACCTGACCCGGGGCGACGAGCACCTCACCGTGCTGGGCAAGGGGGGGCGGAAGCGGACGGTGCTGCTCGACGACCCGAAGCTGGTCAACCTGCTGCGGCGCTACCTGCGGACACTGGGCTACACGCACGGGCCGCTCTTCCAGGCGACCAAGAACGGGCGCGGGGGGCCGCTGCGGTACCA
This is a stretch of genomic DNA from Deinococcus aerius. It encodes these proteins:
- a CDS encoding tyrosine-type recombinase/integrase: MERIFAVIPVEQMRDALLFRLVFETGLRIGEALGSHVEDLDLTRGDEHLTVLGKGGRKRTVLLDDPKLVNLLRRYLRTLGYTHGPLFQATKNGRGGPLRY